The Mesorhizobium loti genome includes a region encoding these proteins:
- a CDS encoding DeoR/GlpR transcriptional regulator: protein MAQSKRHGEILRLVQEEGTVTIASLADRLGVSLETVRRDVKPLTGDGSVLKMHGAIGLPSMVGEAPFERRMRENADAKRVIARMVAATIRDGESIMLDTGTTTSFLARELLGHRRLTVVTNSSDIARTLATINGNKVYMAGGELRSDSGAAFGASAIDFVSRFSVSHAIISTGAIDAVMGVMDYDLEEAEFARMVLSRGQRSLVITDHSKFGRLGLVQVCGFDSFSELASDRSPPRDIAAALAQAGARLSIAGEEAGF, encoded by the coding sequence ATGGCCCAGTCCAAACGACACGGCGAGATCCTGCGGCTCGTGCAGGAAGAGGGCACCGTCACCATCGCCAGTCTGGCCGACCGGCTGGGCGTGTCGCTCGAAACCGTGCGCCGAGACGTCAAGCCGCTCACCGGTGACGGCTCGGTCCTCAAGATGCATGGCGCCATCGGCCTGCCGTCGATGGTCGGCGAAGCACCGTTCGAGCGGCGCATGCGTGAGAACGCCGACGCCAAGCGCGTCATCGCCCGCATGGTCGCCGCCACCATCCGCGACGGGGAATCGATCATGCTCGACACCGGTACGACGACCTCGTTCCTTGCCCGCGAACTGCTTGGCCACCGGCGCCTGACGGTCGTCACCAACTCGTCTGATATCGCCCGCACGCTGGCCACCATCAACGGCAACAAGGTCTACATGGCCGGCGGCGAGCTGCGCAGCGATTCCGGCGCTGCCTTCGGCGCCTCGGCGATCGACTTCGTCAGCCGCTTCTCGGTCAGCCACGCTATCATTTCCACCGGCGCCATCGATGCGGTGATGGGCGTCATGGACTATGATCTGGAAGAGGCCGAGTTCGCCCGCATGGTGCTGTCGCGCGGCCAGCGTTCACTCGTCATCACCGACCACTCGAAGTTCGGCCGCCTTGGTCTGGTCCAGGTCTGCGGCTTCGACAGCTTTTCCGAACTCGCCAGCGACCGCTCGCCGCCGCGCGACATAGCTGCCGCCCTGGCACAGGCCGGCGCGCGGCTCAGCATTGCCGGCGAGGAAGCCGGGTTTTAG
- a CDS encoding phosphotransferase family protein — MTAEDRIRALPCWTGSIEIAPLPGGLSNANYVVKDAAGKHVVRFGKDYPFHHVFREREVMTARAAHAAGFAPAVRHAEPGILVTEFLGAKTYLAEDVRANLGRVAALMRAFHRDMPNHVSGAGFMFWVFHVIRDYARTLEEGGSRKRSDLPCLLTLADELERAQKLLPIVFGHNDLLPANILDDGNRLWLIDFEYAGFNTAMFDLAGVASNAGMSDEESFAFLTAYFMKEPDEAIRRSHAAMQCASLLREAMWSMVSELYLDAPGIDYVAYTEENLTRLDAALENYRTKYGIQKS; from the coding sequence GTGACCGCCGAAGATCGCATCCGCGCCCTGCCTTGCTGGACCGGCAGCATCGAGATCGCGCCGCTGCCCGGCGGCCTCAGCAATGCCAATTATGTCGTCAAGGACGCTGCCGGCAAACATGTCGTGCGCTTCGGCAAGGACTATCCGTTCCACCATGTCTTTCGCGAGCGCGAGGTCATGACGGCGCGGGCGGCGCATGCCGCCGGTTTCGCGCCAGCCGTCCGCCATGCCGAACCGGGCATCCTGGTGACGGAGTTTCTCGGCGCCAAGACCTATCTCGCCGAGGATGTGCGCGCCAATCTCGGCCGCGTCGCTGCCCTGATGCGCGCCTTCCACCGGGATATGCCCAATCACGTCTCGGGCGCCGGCTTCATGTTCTGGGTGTTCCATGTCATTCGCGACTATGCGCGCACGCTTGAAGAAGGCGGCAGCCGCAAGCGCAGCGACTTGCCATGCCTGCTGACGCTGGCCGACGAACTGGAGCGCGCGCAGAAACTGTTGCCGATCGTCTTTGGCCACAATGATCTGTTGCCGGCCAACATTCTCGACGACGGCAACAGGCTGTGGCTGATCGACTTCGAATATGCCGGCTTCAACACGGCGATGTTCGACCTCGCCGGCGTGGCCTCCAACGCCGGCATGAGCGATGAGGAATCCTTCGCCTTCCTGACCGCCTATTTCATGAAGGAACCGGACGAAGCGATCCGCCGTTCGCACGCGGCCATGCAATGCGCCTCGCTGCTGCGCGAGGCGATGTGGAGCATGGTGTCCGAGCTTTATCTCGACGCGCCCGGCATCGACTACGTCGCCTACACCGAGGAAAACCTGACGCGGCTCGACGCGGCGCTGGAAAACTACAGAACGAAGTACGGGATACAGAAATCATGA
- a CDS encoding FAD-dependent oxidoreductase, which produces MTLPSQAAIVVIGGGIIGCSTAYHLARDHKADVVLLEQGKLTSGSTWHAAGLVGQLRSSASITRVLKYSVDLYKGLEAETGLATGWKMTGCLRLATNADRWTEYKRLATTAKSFGMDMQLLSPAEVKAMWPLMETGDLVGASWLPTDGQASPSDITQSLAKGARMHGAKLFEDVRVTGFEMKDGRITVVKTSKGDIACDKVVNCAGQWARQVGAMAGINVPLQPVKHQYIITEKIDGLATDAPTIRDPDRRTYFKEEVGGLVMGGYEPNPQAWTTGLPGGDVPNDWEFRLFDDDYDHFEQHMSQAIARVPALETVGVKQMINGPESFTPDGNFILGTAPECANMFVGAGFNAFGIASGGGAGWVLAQWVVDGEAPLDLWVVDIRRFSSLHRDRQWVRDRTLEAYGKHYTIGFPHEEYASGRPHIVSPLYDRLKQQNAVFGSKLGWERPNWFAPQGVEPQDIYSMGRQNWLAAVGDEHRHVREEVGIFDQSSFAKYELSGPDALKALDWICANDVSKPVGRLTYTQLLNTRGGIEADLTVARLAEETFYIVTGTGFRTHDSSWISDHIGEGLRATLVDVTEDFGTLSLMGPRARDVLSAVTEADVSNAAFPFGHVREIAIAGHTIRALRVTYVGELGWELHVPIAATGEVFDALMAAGKKHGIRPVGYRALESLRLEKGYRAWGSDITPNDTPQEAGLGWAVKLRKNTDFIGRRAIETASGAALKKRFAGFTVDDPEIVLLGRETILRNGQPVGYLTSGGYGYTLGRNIGYGYVRNADGVSDDFLTSGDYELVVAMERTPAKIHLEPMYDPAGAKVKA; this is translated from the coding sequence ATGACATTGCCCAGCCAGGCCGCGATCGTCGTCATCGGCGGCGGCATCATCGGCTGCTCGACGGCCTATCATCTGGCGCGCGACCACAAGGCCGATGTGGTGCTGCTGGAGCAGGGCAAGCTGACGTCGGGCTCGACCTGGCACGCCGCAGGACTCGTCGGGCAGCTGCGCTCATCGGCCTCGATCACCCGCGTGCTGAAATACTCCGTCGACCTCTACAAGGGACTGGAGGCCGAGACTGGCCTCGCCACCGGCTGGAAGATGACCGGGTGCCTGCGGCTCGCCACCAATGCCGACCGCTGGACCGAGTACAAAAGGCTGGCGACGACGGCAAAAAGCTTCGGCATGGACATGCAATTGCTGTCGCCGGCGGAAGTCAAGGCGATGTGGCCGCTCATGGAAACCGGCGATCTCGTCGGCGCCTCCTGGCTGCCGACCGATGGCCAGGCGAGCCCCTCCGACATCACGCAGTCATTGGCCAAGGGCGCGCGCATGCATGGCGCCAAACTGTTCGAGGATGTGCGCGTCACCGGCTTCGAGATGAAGGACGGCCGCATCACGGTGGTCAAGACCAGCAAGGGCGACATCGCCTGCGACAAGGTGGTCAACTGCGCCGGCCAATGGGCGCGGCAGGTCGGGGCAATGGCCGGCATCAACGTGCCGCTGCAGCCGGTGAAACACCAGTACATCATCACCGAGAAGATCGACGGACTGGCGACCGACGCGCCGACCATCCGCGACCCGGACCGGCGCACCTATTTCAAGGAGGAGGTCGGCGGGCTGGTGATGGGCGGCTACGAGCCGAACCCGCAGGCCTGGACGACCGGTCTCCCGGGGGGCGACGTGCCTAACGATTGGGAGTTCCGGCTGTTCGACGACGATTACGACCATTTCGAACAGCATATGAGCCAGGCGATCGCGCGCGTACCGGCGCTGGAAACCGTCGGCGTCAAGCAGATGATCAACGGGCCGGAGAGCTTTACGCCGGACGGCAATTTCATTCTCGGCACAGCGCCCGAATGCGCGAACATGTTTGTCGGCGCCGGCTTCAACGCCTTCGGCATCGCCTCGGGTGGCGGCGCCGGCTGGGTGCTGGCGCAGTGGGTGGTCGATGGCGAAGCGCCGCTCGACCTGTGGGTTGTCGACATCAGGCGCTTTTCCAGCCTGCACCGCGACCGGCAGTGGGTCCGCGACCGCACGCTGGAGGCCTATGGCAAGCACTATACGATCGGCTTCCCACATGAGGAGTATGCCAGCGGGCGGCCGCACATCGTTTCGCCGCTCTACGACAGGCTGAAACAGCAAAATGCCGTGTTCGGCTCGAAGCTCGGCTGGGAGCGGCCGAACTGGTTCGCGCCGCAAGGCGTCGAGCCGCAGGACATCTATTCGATGGGTCGGCAGAACTGGCTCGCGGCAGTCGGCGACGAACATCGCCACGTGCGCGAAGAGGTCGGCATCTTCGACCAATCGTCCTTCGCCAAATACGAGTTGAGCGGACCCGACGCGCTGAAGGCGCTGGACTGGATCTGCGCCAACGATGTCAGCAAGCCGGTCGGCCGGCTGACCTATACCCAGCTTCTCAACACGCGCGGCGGCATCGAAGCGGATCTCACCGTGGCGCGGCTGGCCGAGGAGACATTCTACATCGTCACCGGCACCGGTTTCCGCACGCATGATTCCTCATGGATCAGCGACCATATCGGCGAAGGGCTCAGGGCCACGCTTGTCGATGTCACTGAAGACTTCGGCACGCTGTCGCTGATGGGTCCTCGAGCGCGCGACGTGCTTTCGGCCGTGACCGAGGCCGACGTGTCGAATGCGGCATTCCCATTCGGCCATGTGCGCGAGATCGCCATAGCCGGCCACACAATTCGGGCGCTGCGCGTCACCTATGTCGGCGAGCTCGGCTGGGAACTGCATGTGCCGATTGCGGCCACCGGCGAAGTCTTCGACGCGCTGATGGCGGCGGGCAAAAAGCACGGCATCCGCCCGGTCGGCTACAGGGCGCTGGAATCGCTGCGTCTGGAAAAGGGCTATCGCGCCTGGGGCTCCGACATCACGCCCAACGACACGCCGCAGGAAGCCGGACTCGGCTGGGCGGTCAAGCTGCGCAAGAACACCGATTTCATTGGACGGCGCGCGATCGAGACGGCCAGCGGCGCGGCGTTGAAGAAACGCTTTGCCGGCTTCACGGTCGACGATCCCGAGATCGTGCTGCTCGGCCGCGAAACCATCCTGCGCAATGGCCAGCCCGTCGGTTATCTCACCAGCGGCGGTTATGGCTACACGCTGGGCAGGAACATCGGCTACGGCTATGTGCGCAACGCCGACGGGGTGAGCGACGATTTTCTCACCTCGGGCGACTACGAACTGGTGGTCGCGATGGAGCGGACACCGGCCAAGATCCATCTCGAGCCGATGTACGATCCGGCAGGCGCCAAGGTGAAAGCCTAA
- a CDS encoding class I SAM-dependent methyltransferase, translated as MADSKHHGALGAAYAAKRPEEVAALYDRWSQTYDADMSAAGYRHPTICLALLARHLPRGAAPLLDAGAGTGLIGEWLNIAGYPQVEALDISEGMLAQAARKGVYSALHCLALGGHLPFADDAYAGVISAGVFTSGHVGVEGLDELIRICRPGGVIVLTVKNTLWDQGFAARIAELEAQGLVTRVEETRPYVSMPGEADTVPSRGLALRVN; from the coding sequence GTGGCGGACAGCAAACATCATGGCGCGCTTGGCGCTGCCTATGCGGCGAAGCGACCCGAAGAGGTGGCGGCACTCTATGACCGCTGGTCGCAAACCTATGACGCCGACATGTCGGCCGCCGGCTATCGTCATCCGACGATCTGCCTGGCACTGCTGGCCCGCCATCTGCCGCGCGGTGCCGCACCGCTGCTCGATGCCGGGGCCGGCACTGGACTGATCGGCGAATGGTTGAACATTGCCGGCTATCCCCAGGTCGAGGCGCTAGACATTTCTGAAGGCATGCTGGCCCAGGCCGCACGCAAGGGCGTCTATTCGGCGCTTCATTGCCTGGCGCTGGGCGGTCATCTGCCCTTTGCCGACGATGCCTATGCCGGAGTGATCTCGGCTGGCGTCTTCACCTCGGGTCATGTCGGCGTCGAGGGGCTGGACGAACTGATCCGCATCTGCCGGCCGGGCGGGGTGATCGTGCTCACGGTCAAGAACACGTTGTGGGATCAGGGCTTTGCCGCGCGCATTGCCGAACTCGAGGCGCAAGGCCTCGTCACCCGCGTCGAGGAAACGCGCCCCTACGTCTCCATGCCGGGCGAGGCCGACACCGTGCCAAGCCGCGGTCTCGCTTTGCGCGTGAACTAA
- a CDS encoding phosphotransferase family protein produces MVTDEARAALAAIPMLTGYTGPLERLGGLTNLVFKAGEFCLRIPGKGTEEYINRANEAVAAREAAKAGVSPQVLHVDPGTGVMVTRFIASAETMSPEKFKTRAGSPARAGEAFRKLHDSGAVFPFRFELFAMIDDYLKVLSTRDVALPTGYHDVVREAETVRSALAAHPLPLVACHCDPLCENFLDTGERMWIVDWEYSGMNDPLWDLGDLSVEGKFDPVQDEEMMRAYFGGEARPAERGRIVIYKAMCDLLWTLWGLIQLANNNPVDDFRAYADGRFARCKALMETSEFSRHLAAIRQG; encoded by the coding sequence ATGGTGACAGACGAGGCGCGTGCGGCATTGGCCGCCATTCCGATGCTGACCGGCTACACCGGGCCGCTGGAACGGCTCGGCGGCCTCACCAATCTGGTCTTCAAGGCCGGCGAATTCTGCCTGCGCATTCCCGGCAAGGGCACCGAGGAATACATCAACCGGGCCAACGAAGCGGTGGCCGCACGCGAAGCGGCAAAAGCGGGGGTCAGCCCGCAGGTGCTGCATGTCGACCCCGGCACCGGAGTGATGGTGACGCGTTTCATCGCCAGCGCCGAGACGATGTCACCGGAAAAATTCAAGACACGAGCCGGCAGTCCGGCGCGAGCCGGCGAGGCTTTTCGCAAGCTGCACGATTCAGGCGCGGTGTTTCCCTTCCGCTTCGAATTGTTTGCGATGATCGACGACTATCTCAAAGTGCTGTCGACGAGGGATGTCGCCCTGCCCACCGGTTATCATGACGTGGTGCGCGAGGCCGAGACGGTGCGGTCGGCGCTGGCCGCCCATCCGCTGCCTCTCGTCGCCTGTCACTGCGATCCGCTGTGCGAGAACTTCCTCGACACCGGCGAGCGGATGTGGATCGTCGACTGGGAATATTCGGGCATGAACGATCCGCTCTGGGACCTTGGCGACCTCTCCGTGGAAGGCAAATTCGATCCTGTGCAGGACGAAGAGATGATGCGCGCCTATTTCGGCGGCGAGGCCAGGCCGGCGGAGCGCGGCCGCATCGTCATCTACAAGGCGATGTGCGACCTGTTGTGGACGCTGTGGGGCCTGATCCAGCTCGCCAACAACAACCCGGTCGACGATTTCCGTGCCTATGCCGACGGGCGGTTTGCGCGCTGCAAGGCGCTGATGGAGACGTCGGAGTTTTCACGGCACCTGGCGGCTATACGTCAGGGTTGA
- a CDS encoding DMT family transporter yields MTQPVAQNSMIRNVLLAGILLMLAGDFLFALNDAMGKWLVASFSVGQVVLIRSIGAFFVLGPMIAHQGTAKLFRMERLELQLLRVVMTTLDTALFYAAVVYLPLADVMSFYMAGPIYVAALSHLLLGEKVGWRRWMAILLGFCGVLIMLKPSSAAFSLSSGFALVGSISFAFAIILNRRLRGTSDTNLVTWQTIGTLLVGGVLTIGAWQTPSTLDLGAMLLLGIVSCGAHLMITRALKLAPASTLAPLHYTLLLWAVVFGLVFFGDVPGPRILIGSAIVVLAGMFIFHRQKVVETTVPPENVPKGVN; encoded by the coding sequence ATGACGCAGCCCGTGGCGCAGAATTCGATGATCAGGAACGTGCTTTTGGCCGGCATTCTGTTGATGCTGGCCGGCGACTTCCTGTTTGCGCTGAACGACGCCATGGGCAAGTGGCTGGTCGCCAGCTTCTCCGTCGGCCAGGTCGTGCTGATCCGCTCCATCGGCGCCTTCTTCGTGCTTGGCCCGATGATCGCCCATCAGGGCACGGCCAAGCTGTTTCGCATGGAACGCCTGGAACTGCAGCTGCTGCGCGTTGTCATGACCACGCTCGACACCGCGCTCTTCTACGCCGCCGTGGTCTATCTGCCGCTTGCCGACGTGATGAGTTTCTACATGGCGGGGCCGATCTACGTTGCGGCACTCTCGCATCTGTTGCTTGGCGAAAAGGTCGGATGGCGCCGCTGGATGGCGATCCTGCTCGGCTTCTGCGGCGTGCTGATCATGCTGAAACCGTCCTCGGCGGCGTTCTCGCTGTCATCGGGCTTTGCGTTGGTGGGGAGTATCTCCTTTGCCTTCGCCATCATCCTCAACCGGCGGCTGCGTGGCACCAGCGACACCAATCTGGTGACATGGCAGACCATCGGCACGCTGCTGGTCGGCGGTGTGCTGACCATCGGCGCCTGGCAGACGCCGTCGACGCTCGACCTTGGCGCCATGCTGCTGCTCGGCATCGTCTCCTGCGGCGCGCATCTGATGATCACCAGGGCGCTCAAGCTGGCACCGGCCTCGACGCTGGCGCCGCTGCACTACACGCTTCTGCTGTGGGCGGTGGTGTTCGGGCTGGTGTTCTTCGGCGACGTTCCCGGCCCGCGCATCCTGATCGGCTCGGCTATTGTCGTCCTCGCCGGCATGTTCATCTTCCACCGCCAGAAGGTGGTCGAGACCACGGTGCCACCGGAGAACGTGCCGAAGGGCGTGAACTAG